The following are from one region of the Luteimonas sp. MC1572 genome:
- the xth gene encoding exodeoxyribonuclease III translates to MKIASWNVNSLNVRLPHLEQWLKDAAPDVVGIQETKLDDARFPDDALAALGYRSVFSGQKTYNGVAILARGQAPADVQVGIPGFEDEQKRVIAATVGDVRIVNLYVVNGQDVGTDKYAYKLRWLAAVRDWLAAERALHPRLVVVGDFNIAPDARDVHDPAVWNEGHILTSTAERDALRALLDLGLHDAFRLHNDEAGVFSWWDYRQAAFRRDLGLRIDLTLVSDALRAEAVASGIDREPRAWERPSDHAPAWVRLGG, encoded by the coding sequence TTGAAGATCGCCAGCTGGAACGTCAACTCGCTCAACGTGCGCCTGCCGCACCTCGAGCAATGGCTGAAGGACGCAGCGCCGGACGTCGTCGGCATCCAGGAGACCAAGCTCGACGACGCGCGCTTCCCCGACGACGCGCTGGCCGCGCTCGGCTACCGCAGCGTGTTCTCGGGGCAGAAGACCTACAACGGCGTGGCGATCCTCGCGCGCGGCCAGGCGCCCGCCGACGTGCAGGTCGGCATCCCGGGATTCGAGGACGAGCAGAAGCGGGTGATCGCGGCCACCGTCGGCGACGTGCGCATCGTCAACCTGTACGTGGTCAACGGCCAGGACGTCGGCACCGACAAGTACGCCTACAAGCTGCGCTGGCTGGCAGCGGTCCGCGACTGGCTGGCGGCCGAGCGCGCACTGCATCCGCGGCTGGTGGTGGTGGGCGATTTCAACATCGCTCCCGATGCTCGGGACGTGCACGATCCGGCGGTGTGGAACGAGGGGCACATCCTCACCTCCACCGCCGAGCGCGATGCGCTGCGCGCCCTGCTGGATCTTGGCCTGCACGACGCGTTCCGCCTGCACAACGACGAGGCCGGCGTGTTCAGCTGGTGGGACTACCGCCAGGCGGCGTTCCGTCGCGACCTCGGCCTGCGCATCGACCTCACTCTGGTGTCCGACGCTTTGCGCGCCGAGGCCGTGGCAAGCGGCATCGACCGCGAGCCACGCGCCTGGGAGCGCCCGAGCGACCACGCCCCGGCGTGGGTGCGCCTGGGCGGCTGA
- the aroE gene encoding shikimate dehydrogenase, which produces MKHYAVFGHPVAHSLSPRIHAAFGRETGIPVDYVAIDADTGGFPHALHLFAARGGAGANVTLPLKQLALDLCTDVTERARRAGAVNTLVRNGETWHGDNTDGTGLVRDLTGRHALDLRARRTLLIGAGGAARGVAPALLDAGIGDLFIVNRTSAHADALADGLGQPGRVHPRHLSDIGSLGEFELVVNATSAARNTGLMGLPRSLVGRRMAAVDLNYGEAAVPFLAWARASGAHAVVDGLGMLVEQAALGFARWHGVEPETDAIYGELRAEHNHLITAD; this is translated from the coding sequence ATGAAGCATTACGCGGTATTCGGGCATCCGGTCGCGCACTCGCTCTCTCCTCGCATCCATGCCGCCTTCGGGCGAGAGACCGGGATCCCGGTGGACTACGTCGCGATTGACGCGGACACGGGCGGGTTCCCGCACGCATTGCATTTGTTTGCCGCACGCGGCGGCGCCGGCGCCAACGTCACCCTGCCGCTCAAGCAACTGGCGCTGGACCTGTGCACCGACGTCACCGAGCGCGCGCGCCGCGCCGGTGCGGTCAACACGCTGGTGCGCAACGGCGAAACCTGGCACGGCGACAACACCGACGGCACCGGCCTGGTGCGCGACCTCACCGGCCGCCATGCGCTGGACCTGCGCGCGCGGCGTACGTTGTTGATCGGCGCCGGCGGCGCGGCGCGCGGCGTGGCGCCGGCGCTGCTGGACGCCGGCATCGGCGACCTCTTCATCGTCAACCGCACCTCGGCGCACGCCGACGCGCTGGCCGACGGCCTCGGCCAGCCCGGGCGCGTGCACCCGCGACACCTGTCCGATATCGGATCGCTGGGCGAATTCGAGCTGGTGGTCAACGCCACATCGGCGGCGCGCAACACCGGGCTGATGGGGCTGCCGCGCTCGCTGGTCGGGCGACGGATGGCGGCGGTGGACCTCAACTACGGCGAGGCGGCGGTCCCGTTCCTGGCGTGGGCACGCGCCAGCGGCGCGCACGCGGTCGTCGACGGCCTGGGCATGCTGGTGGAGCAGGCGGCGCTCGGCTTCGCGCGCTGGCACGGCGTGGAGCCCGAGACCGACGCCATCTACGGCGAGCTGCGCGCCGAACACAACCACCTGATCACCGCCGACTGA
- a CDS encoding gamma carbonic anhydrase family protein yields the protein MNLRPYRGQFPRLGARVYVDPAATVIGDVELGDDCSLWPGTVVRGDVNVVRIGARCNLQDGAIVHVSHAGPHSRMDGYATVIGDDVTIGHGAIIHACRIGNAALVGMGAIVMDGAVVEDNGYVGAGALLSPGKVVRSRELWLGNPARLVRTIDDAAVEGLLYSAAHYVRLKDEYLAAG from the coding sequence ATGAACCTCCGACCCTACCGCGGCCAGTTTCCACGCCTCGGCGCGCGCGTCTACGTCGATCCCGCCGCCACCGTCATCGGTGACGTCGAACTCGGCGACGACTGCTCGCTGTGGCCAGGCACCGTGGTGCGCGGCGACGTCAACGTGGTGCGCATCGGTGCGCGCTGCAACCTGCAGGACGGCGCCATCGTGCACGTCAGCCATGCCGGCCCGCATTCGCGCATGGACGGCTACGCCACCGTGATCGGCGACGACGTCACCATCGGCCACGGCGCGATCATCCACGCCTGCCGCATCGGCAATGCGGCGCTGGTGGGCATGGGCGCGATCGTGATGGACGGCGCGGTGGTCGAGGACAACGGCTACGTCGGCGCCGGTGCGCTGCTGTCCCCGGGAAAGGTGGTGCGCAGCCGCGAGCTGTGGCTCGGCAACCCGGCGCGGCTGGTGCGCACGATCGACGATGCCGCCGTCGAAGGCCTGCTGTACAGCGCCGCGCACTACGTGCGCCTGAAGGACGAATACCTGGCGGCCGGCTGA
- a CDS encoding PA domain-containing protein, translating to MNKTLLACALAVASVAAIGTAQAANIIPVNMNAPGVGLNDPAAATPVGNNPGKTVGEQRRIVYQFAADLWGAVLESDVDIRVRAQFTPLTCDATSGVLGSAGARFIQRDFDGAVPATWYGEALANAIAGDNLSPTEDEINSNFNSNLGTPGCLENSGWYYGLDGNTPAGKINFLDVVMHEIGHGLNFQGFHNLATGAPQSGFTDIYSSFVYDNATSKAWNAMTNAERVAAAKSDALAWTGAEVTAQVPDALAPLTMLVASGTATGSFAFGTAAFGPEATSANFNGAVVLVNDGSAAPSQGCVASPAGAYAGKVAIVDRGTCAFEIKAKFAQDAGAIAVIVANNAPGTIAMAEDATVNATVPTISVSQADGVTIKAGIPGVNVTLAQVPGRFAGSDIAGRARLYSPTVLAQGSTFSHFDISHVPNALMEPSINQDLDGNLRLDLTPALYADMGWTLNDGNATTHGGRCDTGVPVFDAEVVGMVGGANLQAAEAMCRSTVKAKAGVAACLAPFVAKLRSVGAIPASAEASLRKCSL from the coding sequence ATGAATAAGACCCTGCTTGCGTGCGCCCTGGCCGTTGCCTCGGTGGCCGCCATCGGCACCGCCCAGGCCGCGAACATCATTCCGGTCAACATGAACGCTCCCGGCGTCGGCCTCAACGACCCCGCCGCGGCGACGCCGGTCGGCAACAACCCGGGCAAGACGGTCGGTGAACAGCGCCGCATCGTGTACCAGTTCGCGGCCGACCTGTGGGGCGCGGTGCTGGAAAGCGACGTGGACATCCGCGTGCGCGCCCAGTTCACCCCGCTCACCTGCGACGCCACCAGCGGCGTGCTCGGCTCCGCCGGCGCGCGCTTCATCCAGCGCGACTTCGACGGCGCGGTGCCGGCCACCTGGTATGGCGAAGCGCTCGCCAACGCCATCGCCGGCGACAACCTGTCGCCGACCGAAGACGAGATCAACAGCAACTTCAACTCCAACCTCGGCACCCCGGGCTGCCTGGAGAATTCCGGCTGGTACTACGGCCTCGACGGCAACACGCCGGCAGGGAAGATCAACTTCCTTGACGTGGTGATGCACGAGATCGGCCACGGCCTGAACTTCCAGGGCTTCCACAACCTGGCCACCGGCGCGCCGCAGAGCGGCTTCACCGACATCTATTCGAGCTTCGTGTACGACAACGCCACCAGCAAGGCGTGGAATGCGATGACCAACGCCGAGCGCGTTGCCGCCGCGAAGTCCGATGCACTTGCCTGGACCGGCGCCGAAGTCACCGCGCAGGTGCCGGACGCGCTCGCGCCGCTGACCATGCTGGTCGCCAGCGGCACCGCCACCGGCAGCTTCGCCTTCGGCACCGCGGCCTTCGGTCCGGAAGCCACCTCGGCGAACTTCAACGGGGCGGTGGTGCTGGTCAACGACGGCAGCGCAGCGCCCTCGCAGGGCTGCGTGGCCTCGCCCGCCGGTGCCTACGCAGGCAAGGTGGCGATCGTCGATCGCGGCACCTGCGCGTTCGAGATCAAGGCGAAGTTTGCCCAGGATGCCGGCGCGATCGCGGTCATCGTGGCCAACAACGCCCCCGGTACGATCGCCATGGCCGAGGACGCCACGGTCAATGCCACGGTGCCGACCATCAGCGTCTCGCAGGCCGACGGCGTCACCATCAAGGCGGGCATCCCGGGCGTCAACGTGACGCTGGCACAGGTCCCCGGGCGGTTCGCCGGTTCCGACATCGCCGGCCGCGCGCGCCTCTACTCGCCGACCGTGCTGGCCCAGGGTTCCACGTTCTCGCACTTCGACATCAGCCACGTGCCGAACGCGCTGATGGAGCCGTCGATCAACCAGGACCTGGACGGCAACCTGCGCCTTGACCTGACCCCGGCGCTGTACGCGGACATGGGCTGGACGCTGAACGACGGCAACGCCACGACCCACGGCGGGCGTTGCGACACCGGCGTGCCGGTGTTCGATGCCGAGGTCGTCGGCATGGTCGGTGGTGCCAACCTGCAGGCCGCCGAGGCCATGTGCCGCAGCACGGTCAAGGCCAAGGCCGGCGTCGCAGCCTGCCTTGCCCCGTTCGTCGCCAAGCTGCGCTCGGTGGGTGCCATCCCGGCGAGCGCGGAAGCCTCGCTGCGCAAGTGCTCGCTGTAA
- the hemB gene encoding porphobilinogen synthase, with protein sequence MAYPDTRFRRMRRDAFSRRLMREHTLTADDLIYPVFVHEPAGRAAIASMPGIERMSIDDLLREADTACELGVPALALFPVTAPEAKSLDAAAAWDDEGLCQRAVRALKARFPELGVITDVALDPYTSHGQDGLVDGRGYVTNDATVEALVRQALSHARAGADVVAPSDMMDGRIGAIRFALEEDGHVHTRILAYAAKYASSFYGPFRDAVGSASALGKADKRTYQMDPGNSDEALREVAADLDEGADMVMVKPGMPYLDVVRRVKDSFGVPTFAYQVSGEYAMLKAAAANGWLDERACVLESLLGFKRAGADGVLTYFALDAARWLREG encoded by the coding sequence ATGGCCTATCCCGACACCCGTTTCCGGCGCATGCGCCGCGATGCGTTCTCGCGCCGGCTGATGCGCGAGCACACCCTGACCGCCGACGACCTGATCTATCCGGTGTTCGTGCACGAGCCCGCGGGCCGTGCCGCGATCGCGTCGATGCCGGGCATCGAACGCATGTCGATCGACGACCTGTTGCGCGAAGCCGACACCGCCTGCGAACTCGGCGTGCCGGCGCTGGCGCTGTTCCCGGTTACCGCGCCGGAAGCCAAGTCGCTCGACGCCGCCGCGGCCTGGGACGACGAGGGCCTCTGCCAGCGCGCGGTGCGCGCGCTCAAGGCGCGCTTCCCGGAGCTGGGCGTGATCACCGACGTCGCCCTGGACCCCTACACCAGCCACGGCCAGGACGGCCTGGTCGACGGCCGCGGCTACGTCACCAACGACGCAACCGTGGAGGCGCTGGTGCGCCAGGCGCTGTCGCACGCGCGCGCCGGTGCCGACGTGGTGGCACCCAGCGACATGATGGACGGCCGCATCGGCGCGATCCGCTTCGCGCTGGAGGAGGACGGCCACGTCCACACCCGCATCCTCGCCTACGCGGCAAAGTACGCGTCGAGCTTCTACGGCCCGTTCCGCGACGCGGTGGGCAGCGCCTCGGCACTCGGCAAGGCCGATAAGCGCACCTACCAGATGGATCCGGGCAACAGCGACGAGGCGCTGCGCGAAGTCGCCGCCGACCTCGACGAAGGCGCCGACATGGTCATGGTCAAGCCGGGCATGCCCTACCTCGACGTGGTGCGACGGGTGAAGGACAGCTTCGGCGTGCCCACCTTCGCGTACCAGGTGAGTGGCGAGTACGCGATGCTCAAGGCCGCCGCCGCGAATGGCTGGCTGGACGAGCGCGCCTGCGTGCTGGAATCCCTGCTCGGCTTCAAGCGCGCCGGTGCCGACGGCGTGCTGACCTATTTCGCGCTGGACGCCGCGCGCTGGCTGCGCGAGGGCTGA
- a CDS encoding pteridine-dependent deoxygenase, producing the protein MNSVLASLPAAPRLAVDYVHADAPQALLGDDTLAVFGFGARVPQALADPRYLRVPLEPHGDAPYEVWRANAPVMRGRDGDIRWSSDGQLLFGAIEVEEGADGIEAAARHAYARLVAFTRGSRTPHLLRIWNYLDAITVGQGDAERYREFCIGRAAGLGDFDARTLPAATAIGRCDGARVVQVYWLAAHAPGTPVENPRQVSAYHYPRQYGPQPPSFARAMLAADGSAMPLLLSGTAAVVGHASMHEGELLAQVDETFANFDALLHMARARCPALPPRFGAGTRLKVYVRDRADLPLVAAALDRRFGDTVPRMLLHAAICRRELAVEIDGVHGNPESPVTS; encoded by the coding sequence ATGAACAGCGTGCTCGCCTCCCTGCCAGCCGCGCCACGCCTGGCCGTCGACTATGTCCACGCCGATGCGCCGCAGGCGCTGCTCGGCGACGACACCCTGGCGGTGTTCGGCTTCGGCGCGCGCGTCCCCCAGGCGCTCGCCGATCCGCGCTACCTGCGCGTGCCGCTGGAGCCCCATGGCGATGCGCCATACGAAGTCTGGCGCGCCAACGCGCCGGTGATGCGCGGCCGCGACGGCGACATCCGCTGGTCCAGCGACGGCCAGCTGCTGTTCGGCGCCATCGAGGTGGAAGAGGGCGCGGACGGCATCGAAGCCGCGGCGCGCCACGCCTATGCACGGCTGGTGGCATTCACCCGCGGCAGCCGCACGCCGCACCTGCTGCGCATCTGGAACTACCTCGACGCGATCACCGTGGGCCAGGGCGACGCGGAGCGCTACCGCGAGTTCTGCATAGGCCGCGCCGCCGGTCTCGGCGATTTCGATGCCCGTACGCTGCCGGCGGCGACCGCCATCGGCCGCTGCGACGGGGCACGCGTGGTGCAGGTCTACTGGCTGGCCGCGCACGCGCCCGGCACGCCGGTCGAGAACCCGCGCCAGGTCAGCGCCTACCACTACCCGCGCCAGTACGGCCCGCAGCCGCCGAGCTTCGCGCGCGCGATGCTGGCGGCCGACGGCAGCGCGATGCCGCTGCTGCTGTCCGGCACCGCCGCCGTGGTCGGGCATGCCTCGATGCACGAGGGCGAACTTCTGGCGCAGGTCGACGAGACCTTCGCCAACTTCGATGCGCTGCTGCACATGGCGCGCGCGCGATGCCCCGCCCTGCCGCCGCGCTTCGGTGCCGGCACGCGGCTCAAAGTGTACGTGCGCGACCGCGCCGACCTGCCGCTGGTGGCCGCGGCGCTGGACCGCCGCTTCGGCGACACGGTGCCGCGCATGCTGCTGCACGCCGCGATCTGCCGGCGCGAGCTGGCGGTCGAGATCGACGGCGTTCACGGAAATCCAGAGAGCCCCGTCACCTCCTGA
- a CDS encoding ketosynthase yields the protein MVLGLQVAMAVAYALLAHAASATGDGRFAYGALLSLVVMMLAAGIAARRTWAWLLLPLSVAACHALYLAGLAAVPLLLVPVAFVALIAWLFGRSLQSPHGALITRIVAALDGSTPATLAPDLLAYSRGLTAAWAWVLAGMALANLALALAAEPGGLLASLGIRPPVAITLEQWSLFANLLTYGVVGGFFAIEFMYRKRRFPGRYVSFLSFLRQMAALGPAFWRDFLR from the coding sequence ATGGTCCTCGGCCTGCAGGTGGCGATGGCGGTTGCCTACGCGTTGCTGGCGCATGCCGCCAGCGCCACCGGCGACGGCCGCTTCGCCTACGGCGCGCTGCTTTCGCTGGTGGTGATGATGCTGGCCGCCGGCATCGCCGCGCGCCGCACCTGGGCGTGGCTGCTGCTGCCGCTGTCGGTCGCCGCCTGCCACGCGCTCTACCTCGCCGGCCTGGCCGCGGTGCCGTTGCTGCTGGTGCCGGTGGCGTTCGTCGCGCTGATCGCGTGGCTGTTCGGGCGCAGCCTGCAGTCACCACATGGCGCGCTGATCACCCGCATCGTGGCGGCCCTGGACGGCAGCACGCCGGCCACGCTGGCGCCGGACCTGCTCGCCTACAGCCGCGGCCTGACCGCGGCCTGGGCCTGGGTGCTCGCCGGCATGGCGCTGGCCAACCTGGCGCTGGCGCTGGCGGCGGAGCCGGGCGGCCTGCTGGCGAGCCTCGGCATCCGGCCGCCGGTGGCGATCACCCTCGAACAATGGTCGTTGTTCGCAAACCTCCTGACCTACGGCGTCGTGGGCGGGTTCTTTGCCATCGAGTTCATGTACCGCAAGCGGCGTTTCCCTGGCCGCTATGTCAGTTTTCTCTCCTTTCTTCGCCAGATGGCGGCGCTGGGCCCGGCGTTCTGGCGCGACTTCCTGCGCTGA
- a CDS encoding GlsB/YeaQ/YmgE family stress response membrane protein: MNFIIYLIVGGIAGWLASMIMRTDGQQGLLLNIIVGIIGGFLGGWLLPAIGLGLGGGWVGFLITALIGAVILLAIVNLFRRGSVR, translated from the coding sequence ATGAATTTCATCATCTACCTGATCGTCGGTGGCATCGCCGGCTGGCTGGCCAGCATGATCATGCGCACCGACGGACAGCAGGGCCTCCTGCTCAACATCATCGTCGGCATCATCGGCGGCTTCCTCGGCGGCTGGTTGCTGCCGGCCATCGGCCTGGGCCTGGGTGGCGGCTGGGTCGGCTTCCTGATCACCGCATTGATCGGCGCGGTGATCCTGCTCGCCATCGTCAACCTGTTCCGGCGCGGCAGCGTGCGCTGA
- a CDS encoding NAD(P)/FAD-dependent oxidoreductase encodes MSNTTEDTDASAQDIETDVLVIGGGPAGSTAATLLARRGWRVLMLEKALHPRFHIGESLLPMNLPILERLGVLEQVRAIGVHKQGADFPLQDAAGTTNVFRFDRAINPKYGYAFQIKREEFDQLLFEHARANGVDGREQVSVDAVEFEGGRPTVARARDADGNTLRVRMRYVVDASGRDTFFGRKLKLKQKSSHHQSAAIFSHFRGVQRRPGEDAGNITIDRFAHGWYWLIPLRGDVMSVGAVCHPEYLKQRRGNNEDFLMQTLALAPSVWSRMQDAERVAPVHATGNYSYGCSRMSGDGWVMAGDAFAFIDPVFSSGVYLAMNSAEHAATVVDGSLRTPARERALQRAMDRRLRRGLKHFSWFIHRFTTPVMQRLFAAPRNDWQLEQAVISMLAGDVFDNKPVLRRLRLFRLLYAANAVVIAPQALRGWLRRRRQVAEQFSGDTLQDGNP; translated from the coding sequence ATGTCGAACACAACCGAAGACACGGACGCCTCCGCGCAAGACATCGAAACCGACGTGCTGGTGATTGGCGGCGGCCCCGCCGGTTCCACCGCCGCGACCCTGCTGGCCCGGCGCGGCTGGCGCGTGCTGATGCTGGAGAAGGCGCTGCATCCGCGCTTCCACATCGGCGAATCGCTGCTGCCCATGAACCTGCCCATCCTCGAGCGCCTTGGCGTGCTGGAGCAGGTGCGCGCGATCGGCGTGCACAAGCAGGGCGCCGATTTCCCGCTGCAGGATGCGGCCGGCACCACCAACGTGTTCCGCTTCGACCGCGCCATCAACCCGAAGTACGGCTACGCGTTCCAGATCAAGCGCGAGGAGTTCGACCAGTTGCTGTTCGAACACGCGCGCGCCAATGGCGTGGACGGCCGCGAACAGGTTTCGGTCGACGCGGTGGAGTTCGAAGGCGGACGCCCCACGGTGGCGCGCGCACGCGACGCCGACGGCAACACGCTGCGGGTGCGCATGCGCTACGTGGTCGATGCCAGTGGCCGCGACACGTTTTTCGGCCGCAAGCTCAAGCTCAAGCAGAAGAGCAGCCACCACCAGTCGGCGGCGATCTTCAGCCACTTCCGCGGCGTGCAGCGCCGGCCGGGCGAAGACGCCGGCAACATCACCATCGACCGCTTCGCGCACGGCTGGTACTGGCTGATCCCGCTGCGCGGCGACGTGATGAGCGTCGGCGCCGTATGCCATCCCGAATACCTCAAGCAGCGCCGCGGCAACAACGAAGACTTCCTGATGCAGACTCTGGCGCTGGCGCCATCGGTGTGGTCGCGCATGCAGGATGCCGAGCGCGTGGCGCCGGTGCACGCCACGGGCAACTACTCCTATGGGTGCAGCCGGATGTCGGGCGACGGCTGGGTGATGGCCGGCGACGCGTTCGCCTTCATCGACCCGGTGTTCTCGTCGGGCGTGTACCTGGCGATGAACAGCGCCGAGCATGCGGCCACGGTGGTCGACGGCAGCCTGCGCACGCCGGCGCGCGAGCGCGCCCTGCAGCGCGCCATGGACCGGCGCCTGCGCCGCGGGCTGAAGCACTTCTCGTGGTTCATCCACCGCTTCACCACGCCGGTGATGCAGCGCCTGTTCGCGGCTCCGCGCAACGACTGGCAGCTCGAGCAGGCGGTGATCTCGATGCTGGCCGGCGACGTGTTCGACAACAAGCCGGTGCTGCGCCGGCTGCGGCTGTTCCGCCTGCTGTACGCGGCGAACGCCGTGGTGATCGCGCCGCAGGCGCTGCGCGGCTGGCTGCGCCGCCGTCGCCAGGTCGCTGAACAGTTCAGCGGCGACACGCTGCAGGACGGCAACCCATGA
- a CDS encoding phosphopantetheine-binding protein, whose amino-acid sequence MSNQTPAERELAELLVESLNLEDVDPAGIDPEAPLFNTGLGLDSIDALELALAVGKRYGFQLRSDNEENLRIFASLRALSAHVEQQRT is encoded by the coding sequence ATGTCCAACCAGACCCCCGCCGAACGCGAACTCGCCGAACTGCTGGTCGAAAGCCTGAACCTCGAGGACGTCGATCCGGCCGGCATCGACCCGGAGGCGCCGCTGTTCAACACCGGGCTGGGCCTGGATTCGATCGACGCGCTGGAGCTCGCGCTGGCGGTCGGCAAGCGCTACGGCTTCCAGCTGCGCTCGGACAACGAGGAAAACCTGCGCATCTTCGCGTCGCTGCGCGCGCTGTCGGCACACGTCGAGCAGCAGCGCACCTGA